The following proteins are co-located in the Micromonospora viridifaciens genome:
- a CDS encoding class I SAM-dependent methyltransferase produces the protein MISDTSAFLTQFVRHPLATGAVLPSGLTLARDITAAVPRAGHPLVVELGPGTGAFTRAIQQRLAGRGRHLAVELNPAFATDLARRHPTVEVVRADAAALPELLAERQVASADVVVSGLPWAAFPARRQQAILDAVVGALGPGGVFTTFAYRHALPTRPARRFQWLLAGAFDEVTVGRTVWTNLPPALVYHCRRPLHRDP, from the coding sequence ATGATCAGCGATACGTCGGCCTTCCTCACCCAGTTCGTCCGGCACCCGCTCGCCACCGGCGCGGTGCTGCCCAGCGGGCTGACGCTGGCCCGGGACATCACGGCGGCGGTGCCACGGGCGGGACATCCCCTGGTCGTCGAGCTCGGACCCGGGACCGGAGCGTTCACCCGGGCGATCCAGCAGCGGCTGGCCGGCCGCGGTCGTCACCTGGCGGTCGAGCTCAACCCGGCGTTCGCCACCGACCTGGCCCGCCGGCACCCCACCGTCGAAGTGGTCCGCGCCGACGCCGCCGCCCTCCCGGAACTGCTGGCGGAGCGCCAGGTCGCGTCGGCCGACGTGGTCGTCAGCGGGCTGCCCTGGGCCGCCTTCCCGGCCCGACGGCAGCAAGCGATCCTCGACGCGGTGGTCGGGGCGCTCGGCCCAGGCGGCGTCTTCACCACCTTCGCGTACCGGCACGCGCTGCCGACCCGTCCGGCGCGACGCTTCCAGTGGCTGCTGGCCGGTGCCTTCGACGAGGTGACCGTGGGCCGGACCGTCTGGACCAACCTCCCGCCGGCCCTGGTCTACCACTGCCGCCGGCCGCTCCACCGTGATCCCTGA
- a CDS encoding sensor histidine kinase: MTDARHGWWRELLLGLVAAGLGLAGFWMTGPGVAREKWAAVFAVLAGLALVAVRRWPWPVLLAESALLVVAGAVTLAGTGTAQLAGAVALGYVAYRCGRPATAAAYALFLGATLVDALRRGAADVLTGGAGVVRLVMLAGIVAAPLAFGRYLRGVRHAAEAAEERAREVEERRAAETRAARLAERAAIARDLHDIVAHHIAAIALRAGAARYAVQHTGRADEAVSALGELRDTAGQVLDELRELLEVLRDPEAVEPADPQVEPGQVIRDAARRVREAGVAVQSTVPSALAGVPLVVGTTAARVVQEALTNTLKHAGPGAVASVDVRVADGALLLEVLDSGPARQRLVEPERSRPGRPVLPASGYGLNGMRERVGLLGGTLTAAATDGGGWLVQARLPIRENS; the protein is encoded by the coding sequence GTGACGGATGCGCGGCACGGCTGGTGGCGGGAGCTGCTGCTCGGGCTGGTCGCGGCCGGGCTGGGCCTGGCCGGCTTCTGGATGACCGGGCCGGGGGTGGCCCGCGAGAAGTGGGCGGCCGTCTTCGCGGTCCTTGCCGGGCTCGCCCTGGTGGCCGTACGGCGGTGGCCCTGGCCGGTGCTGCTCGCGGAGTCGGCGCTGCTGGTCGTCGCCGGCGCGGTGACGTTGGCCGGCACGGGCACCGCCCAGCTCGCCGGGGCGGTCGCGCTGGGCTACGTCGCGTACCGGTGCGGCCGGCCCGCGACGGCGGCGGCGTACGCGCTCTTCCTTGGGGCGACGCTGGTCGACGCCCTGCGCCGGGGCGCCGCGGATGTCCTCACCGGCGGCGCCGGGGTGGTCCGCCTGGTCATGCTGGCCGGGATCGTCGCCGCGCCACTGGCGTTCGGCCGGTACCTGCGCGGAGTACGGCACGCTGCGGAGGCGGCAGAGGAGCGCGCGCGGGAGGTGGAGGAGCGCCGGGCGGCGGAGACCCGGGCGGCCCGGCTCGCCGAGCGCGCGGCCATCGCGCGGGACCTGCACGACATCGTGGCCCACCACATCGCGGCGATCGCCCTGCGCGCCGGTGCGGCCCGGTACGCCGTGCAGCACACCGGCCGGGCCGACGAGGCGGTGTCCGCCCTGGGCGAGCTGCGCGACACCGCCGGGCAGGTGCTGGACGAGCTGCGCGAGCTGCTGGAGGTGCTCCGGGACCCGGAGGCGGTCGAGCCGGCCGACCCGCAGGTGGAGCCGGGGCAGGTGATCCGGGACGCCGCCCGCCGGGTCCGCGAGGCGGGCGTGGCGGTCCAGTCGACCGTGCCGTCCGCCCTGGCCGGGGTGCCGCTGGTGGTGGGCACGACCGCCGCGCGGGTGGTGCAGGAGGCGCTGACCAACACCCTCAAGCATGCCGGGCCCGGGGCGGTCGCCTCGGTGGACGTTCGGGTGGCCGACGGTGCGTTGCTGCTGGAGGTGCTGGACAGCGGTCCGGCCCGGCAACGGCTCGTCGAGCCGGAGCGCAGCCGGCCGGGGCGCCCCGTGCTGCCCGCATCCGGCTACGGGTTGAACGGGATGCGGGAGCGGGTCGGCCTGCTCGGCGGCACGCTGACGGCGGCGGCCACGGACGGCGGCGGCTGGCTGGTGCAGGCCCGGCTGCCGATCAGGGAGAACTCATGA
- a CDS encoding response regulator: MIRVLVVDDQTLVRAGVGLLLRTAGGFEVVGEAGNGHDAVRLAERLRPDVILMDLRMPRMDGIEATRRILDQQPSARVLVLTTFADDVDVYGALGAGAIGYLMKDGEPEELVDAVRRAARGEGLLAPPVLARVLRRALAAHDRERRPRSDGRATGLRLLSAREREVLALVGAGLSNAEIGGRLHLGVTTVKTHVSAAMEKLELRNRVQAAVLAHRLGLVDDDFNPVPGAGGP; encoded by the coding sequence ATGATCAGGGTGCTCGTGGTCGACGACCAGACCCTCGTCCGGGCCGGGGTGGGCCTGCTGCTGCGGACGGCCGGTGGTTTCGAGGTGGTGGGCGAGGCGGGGAACGGACACGACGCGGTGCGCCTCGCCGAGCGGCTGCGGCCGGACGTGATCCTGATGGATCTGCGGATGCCCCGGATGGACGGCATCGAGGCGACCCGGCGGATCCTGGACCAGCAGCCGTCTGCCCGGGTCCTCGTGCTGACCACCTTCGCGGACGACGTCGACGTGTACGGCGCGCTCGGTGCCGGCGCGATCGGCTACCTGATGAAGGACGGCGAACCGGAGGAGCTGGTGGACGCGGTACGCCGGGCGGCGCGGGGGGAGGGTCTGCTGGCGCCGCCGGTGCTGGCCCGCGTCCTGCGCCGGGCGCTCGCCGCCCACGACCGGGAACGGCGGCCGCGCTCGGACGGGCGCGCGACGGGCCTGCGGCTGCTCAGCGCCCGGGAGCGGGAGGTGCTGGCCCTGGTCGGCGCCGGGCTGTCGAACGCGGAGATCGGCGGGCGGCTGCACCTGGGAGTGACCACCGTCAAGACGCACGTGTCGGCCGCGATGGAGAAGTTGGAGCTGCGCAACAGGGTGCAGGCGGCGGTGCTGGCGCACCGGCTCGGCCTGGTCGACGATGACTTCAACCCGGTGCCGGGGGCGGGGGGACCCTAG
- a CDS encoding VOC family protein, giving the protein MGAGREALTAGALHHVEVWVPDLAAARRSWGWLLGELGWTPYQEWPVGRSWRLGPTYLVLEASPALSGRVHDRLAPGLNHLAFHAGPPAAVDRLVAAAPEHGWELLFPDRHPHAGGPGTYAAYLADGQGYEVELVAEPG; this is encoded by the coding sequence ATGGGTGCCGGGCGGGAAGCGCTGACCGCCGGAGCCCTTCACCACGTGGAGGTCTGGGTACCCGACCTCGCCGCCGCCAGACGCAGTTGGGGTTGGCTTCTCGGCGAGCTGGGCTGGACGCCGTACCAGGAGTGGCCGGTCGGCCGCTCCTGGCGGCTCGGCCCCACCTACCTGGTGCTGGAGGCGTCCCCGGCGTTGAGTGGCCGGGTGCACGACCGGCTCGCGCCGGGCCTCAACCACCTGGCCTTCCACGCCGGCCCGCCGGCCGCGGTGGACCGGCTGGTCGCGGCCGCCCCCGAGCACGGGTGGGAGCTGCTCTTCCCGGACCGCCATCCGCACGCCGGCGGCCCCGGCACCTACGCCGCCTATCTCGCGGACGGCCAGGGCTACGAGGTGGAGCTGGTCGCCGAGCCGGGATGA
- a CDS encoding cob(I)yrinic acid a,c-diamide adenosyltransferase — MAVHLTRIYTKAGDAGMTRLSNNEQVPKTDPRIAAYADVDECNAAIGVALALGQLDDELRAVLESIQNDMFDVGADLATPVEPNPAYPPLRVTEEYVERIEGWCDEYNGRLSKLDSFILPGGTAGAALLHVARTTARRAERAAWALIAHDPDRTSTLPAKYLNRLSDLFFILARTANPNGDVLWVPGGKR; from the coding sequence ATGGCCGTCCACCTCACGCGCATTTACACCAAGGCCGGCGACGCCGGCATGACCAGGCTGAGCAACAACGAGCAGGTGCCGAAGACCGATCCGCGGATCGCCGCGTACGCGGACGTCGACGAGTGCAACGCCGCGATCGGGGTGGCGCTCGCCCTCGGGCAGCTCGACGACGAACTGCGGGCGGTGCTGGAGTCGATCCAGAACGACATGTTCGACGTCGGCGCGGACCTGGCGACGCCGGTCGAGCCGAACCCGGCGTACCCGCCGCTGCGGGTCACCGAGGAGTACGTGGAGCGCATCGAGGGCTGGTGCGACGAGTACAACGGGCGCCTGAGCAAGCTCGACTCCTTCATCCTCCCCGGCGGCACCGCGGGCGCGGCGCTGCTGCATGTGGCACGGACGACCGCCCGGCGCGCCGAGCGCGCAGCCTGGGCCCTGATCGCGCACGATCCGGACCGGACCAGCACTCTCCCGGCAAAGTATCTCAACCGGCTCTCCGATCTGTTCTTTATTCTGGCAAGAACGGCAAATCCGAACGGAGATGTGCTATGGGTGCCGGGCGGGAAGCGCTGA
- the murA gene encoding UDP-N-acetylglucosamine 1-carboxyvinyltransferase, with amino-acid sequence MTHSLRIPDLTIPARPAQTGWTPGVGPGDAGDPAISDVDVIRVHGEARLAGTVHVVGAKNSALKLMAAALLAPGRSVVTNVPRITDIAIMGEVLRRLGCGVRFAADDPVDPMVARGGAERSRSVVIDVPEQPGAEADYDLVRRLRASICVLGPLLARRGYVRVAHPGGDAIGSRGLDMHISGLARMGADISGEHGFVIAEAPDGLHGADIVLDFPSVGATENLVMAAVLARGATTIDNAAREPEIVDICTMLNRMGARIEGAGSATLHIVGVPELHPVRHATVGDRIVAGTWAFAAAMTRGDVTVTGIDPAFLEVALDKLVSAGGLVETHGDAFRVRMDDRPTAVDVVTLPYPGFATDLLPMAIGLAAVSDGASLITENIFDGRFMFANEMMRLGADIKTDGHHALVCGRDQLSGAPVRATDIRAGAGLIIAGLCADGVTEVSHVHHVDRGYPDFVADLRALGVEVERGTAPEEPDLAI; translated from the coding sequence ATGACGCACAGCCTACGGATACCGGATCTGACGATCCCGGCACGGCCGGCCCAGACCGGCTGGACGCCGGGCGTCGGGCCGGGCGACGCGGGCGACCCGGCGATCAGCGACGTCGACGTCATCCGGGTCCACGGTGAGGCCCGCCTGGCGGGCACGGTGCACGTCGTCGGGGCGAAGAATTCCGCCCTCAAGCTGATGGCCGCCGCGCTGCTCGCCCCGGGGCGCAGCGTGGTCACCAACGTCCCGCGGATCACCGACATCGCCATCATGGGGGAGGTGCTGCGCCGGCTCGGCTGCGGCGTACGCTTCGCCGCCGACGACCCGGTCGACCCGATGGTGGCCCGGGGCGGGGCGGAGCGTTCCCGGTCGGTGGTCATCGACGTACCCGAGCAGCCCGGCGCGGAGGCCGACTACGACCTGGTTCGCCGGCTGCGCGCGTCGATCTGCGTGCTCGGCCCGCTGCTGGCCCGCCGCGGCTATGTGCGGGTGGCCCACCCCGGCGGGGACGCCATCGGCTCGCGCGGCCTGGACATGCACATCTCCGGGCTGGCCCGGATGGGCGCGGACATCTCCGGCGAGCACGGCTTCGTCATCGCCGAGGCCCCGGACGGGCTGCACGGCGCGGACATCGTGCTGGACTTTCCGAGCGTCGGCGCCACGGAGAACCTGGTGATGGCGGCGGTGCTGGCCCGGGGCGCCACGACGATCGACAACGCCGCCCGGGAGCCGGAGATCGTCGACATCTGCACGATGCTGAACCGGATGGGCGCCCGGATCGAGGGGGCCGGTAGCGCCACCCTGCACATCGTCGGGGTGCCCGAGCTGCACCCGGTGCGGCACGCCACGGTGGGGGACCGGATCGTCGCCGGGACCTGGGCCTTCGCTGCCGCGATGACCCGCGGGGACGTCACCGTGACCGGCATCGACCCGGCGTTCCTGGAGGTCGCGCTGGACAAGCTGGTCTCGGCCGGCGGCCTCGTCGAGACTCACGGCGACGCCTTCCGGGTACGCATGGACGACCGTCCCACCGCCGTCGACGTGGTGACCCTGCCGTACCCGGGTTTCGCCACCGACCTGCTGCCGATGGCGATCGGGCTGGCCGCGGTGAGCGACGGGGCGTCCCTGATCACCGAGAACATCTTCGACGGCCGGTTCATGTTCGCCAACGAGATGATGCGGCTCGGCGCGGACATCAAGACCGACGGTCACCACGCCCTGGTCTGCGGCCGGGACCAGCTCTCCGGCGCCCCGGTCCGGGCCACCGACATCCGGGCCGGTGCCGGCCTGATCATCGCCGGGCTCTGCGCGGACGGGGTCACCGAGGTCTCCCACGTGCACCACGTCGACCGCGGCTACCCAGACTTCGTCGCCGACCTGCGGGCGCTCGGCGTGGAGGTGGAACGCGGCACCGCGCCCGAGGAACCGGACCTCGCCATCTGA
- a CDS encoding ABC transporter permease: protein MTTTTKPAAPVAVPAARRLGPGALALRQGRLEITQFLRSRESVVFTMGFPIIMILIFAAIFTGDIGGGVKFTQYFITGMIATGLMTVSFQNLGIWIPIERDRGVLKRYRGTPMPKWVYFAGKVIMVVAIGVAETALLLLVAVLLFDLKLPDTAAKWLTFGWVAALGVTACTLCGIAISSLARTARSGSAVVTPVALILQFISGVFFVFTELPGWMQHVAALFPLKWMCQGLRSVFLPESFGAQEPGGSFELGRVALVLALWCVIGLVLCLTTFRWTTRRDG from the coding sequence ATGACGACCACCACGAAGCCGGCGGCCCCGGTCGCCGTCCCCGCGGCGCGGCGGCTCGGCCCGGGCGCGCTCGCGCTGCGGCAGGGCCGGTTGGAGATCACGCAGTTCCTACGCAGCCGGGAGTCCGTCGTCTTCACGATGGGCTTCCCGATCATCATGATCCTGATCTTCGCCGCGATCTTCACCGGCGACATCGGCGGCGGGGTGAAGTTCACCCAGTACTTCATCACCGGCATGATCGCGACCGGCCTGATGACGGTGAGCTTCCAGAACCTCGGCATCTGGATTCCGATCGAACGGGACCGGGGCGTGCTCAAGCGCTACCGGGGCACCCCGATGCCGAAGTGGGTGTACTTCGCCGGAAAGGTGATCATGGTGGTGGCCATCGGCGTGGCCGAGACCGCCCTGCTGCTGCTCGTCGCGGTGCTGCTGTTCGACCTGAAGCTGCCCGACACCGCCGCCAAGTGGCTCACCTTCGGCTGGGTCGCCGCCCTCGGCGTCACCGCCTGCACCCTGTGCGGCATCGCCATCTCGTCGCTGGCGCGCACCGCTCGCAGCGGCTCCGCCGTGGTCACCCCGGTCGCGCTGATCCTGCAGTTCATCTCCGGCGTGTTCTTCGTCTTCACCGAGCTGCCCGGCTGGATGCAGCACGTGGCGGCGCTGTTCCCGCTGAAGTGGATGTGCCAGGGGCTGCGGTCGGTCTTCCTGCCGGAGAGCTTCGGCGCGCAGGAGCCGGGCGGCTCGTTCGAGCTGGGCCGGGTCGCCCTGGTGCTCGCGCTCTGGTGCGTGATCGGCCTGGTCCTCTGCCTGACCACCTTCCGCTGGACCACCAGGCGCGACGGCTGA
- a CDS encoding ABC transporter ATP-binding protein, protein MDDELAISVRGLRKAYGDNVAVAGVDLDVHRGEVFALLGPNGAGKTTTVEILEGYRQRDAGEVRVLGADPAHPDPGWRSQVGIVLQGTGEFDELTVAEVVRHFAGFYPNADDPDKVIERVGLGAKATARTHTLSGGQKRRLDVALGIIGRPELLFLDEPTTGFDPEARREFWELIRDLSAAGTTIVLTTHYLDEAEALADRVGVIAAGRVVEVAPPNRLGNRQEALATVSWRTPDGTLESAASATPTALVTELAARFGGEIPGLTVTRPTLEDVYLKMIGHS, encoded by the coding sequence ATGGATGACGAGCTGGCGATCTCCGTACGGGGACTGCGCAAGGCGTACGGCGACAACGTCGCGGTGGCGGGCGTGGACCTCGACGTCCACCGGGGCGAGGTGTTCGCCCTGCTCGGCCCGAACGGCGCGGGCAAGACCACCACCGTGGAGATCCTGGAGGGCTACCGGCAGCGCGACGCCGGCGAGGTACGCGTACTCGGTGCCGACCCGGCCCACCCGGACCCCGGCTGGCGCTCCCAGGTCGGCATCGTGCTCCAGGGCACCGGCGAGTTCGACGAGCTGACCGTGGCCGAGGTGGTGCGGCACTTCGCCGGCTTCTACCCGAACGCCGACGACCCGGACAAGGTGATCGAACGGGTCGGGCTGGGCGCCAAGGCCACGGCTCGCACCCACACCCTCTCCGGCGGGCAGAAGCGCCGGCTCGACGTGGCGCTGGGCATCATCGGCCGCCCCGAGCTGCTCTTCCTCGATGAGCCCACCACCGGATTCGACCCGGAGGCACGGCGGGAGTTCTGGGAGCTGATCCGGGACCTGTCCGCCGCCGGCACCACCATCGTGCTGACCACGCACTACCTGGACGAGGCCGAGGCGCTCGCCGACCGGGTCGGCGTGATCGCCGCCGGCCGGGTGGTCGAGGTGGCCCCGCCGAACCGGCTGGGCAACCGGCAGGAGGCGCTGGCGACGGTCTCCTGGCGTACCCCGGACGGGACGCTGGAGAGCGCGGCGAGCGCGACGCCGACGGCGCTGGTCACGGAGCTGGCCGCGCGCTTCGGCGGCGAGATTCCGGGCCTCACGGTGACCCGGCCGACCCTGGAAGACGTCTACCTGAAGATGATCGGACACTCATGA
- a CDS encoding protein meaA → MDDKAPSGRLPERDRPWVMRTYAGHSSAAATNALFRRNLAKGQTGLSVAFDLPTQTGYDPDHELAAGEVGRVGVPVAHLGDMRALFDGLPLAEMNTSMTINAPAMWLLALYATAATEQGAELGRCAGTTQNDIIKEYLSRGTHIFPPAASLRLTADVIAYTLREMPRWNPVNICSYHLQEAGATPVQEVGFALATAVAVLDAVRDSGQLPAGRMGDVAQRISFFVNAGVRFVEEIAKMRAFGALWDEITRDRYGVADPKQRRFRYGVQVNSLGLTEAQPENNVQRIVLEMLGVTLSRDARARAVQLPAWNEALGLPRPWDQQWSLRMQQVLAYESDLLEYPDLFEGSHVMTALVDDIVAGARAELTKVLEMGGVVTAVETGYLKSALVASLADRRRRMEAGTDVVVGVNRFTETEPSPLTAAGAEAIEQVDPAVEAAAADAVREWRAGRDAAAVDAALARLRADAATTTNLMAATLQCVRAGVTTGEWAGALRQVFGEYRAPTGLAGGAGAGGEAGLAGVRERVAATARELGSGRLRLLVGKPGLDGHSNGAEQIAVRARDAGFEVVYQGIRLTAGQIVAAAVEEDVDLVGLSVLSGSHLAAVPAVLDGLRAAGRDDLPVVVGGIIPAGDADALRAAGVARVFTPKDFALTDIIDELVTVIREANGLS, encoded by the coding sequence ATGGACGACAAGGCTCCCTCGGGACGGCTGCCGGAGCGCGATCGGCCCTGGGTGATGCGCACCTACGCCGGGCACTCCTCCGCCGCGGCCACCAACGCGCTCTTCCGCCGCAACCTTGCGAAGGGGCAGACCGGTCTGTCCGTCGCCTTCGACCTGCCCACCCAGACCGGGTACGACCCGGACCACGAGCTGGCCGCCGGTGAGGTGGGTCGGGTGGGCGTGCCGGTGGCGCACCTCGGCGACATGCGGGCCCTCTTCGACGGCCTCCCGCTGGCCGAGATGAACACCTCCATGACCATCAACGCGCCGGCCATGTGGCTGCTCGCCCTCTACGCCACGGCCGCCACCGAGCAGGGCGCGGAGCTGGGCCGCTGCGCCGGCACCACGCAGAACGACATCATCAAGGAGTACCTGTCCCGGGGGACCCACATCTTTCCGCCAGCCGCGTCGCTGCGGCTGACCGCGGACGTCATCGCGTACACGCTGCGCGAGATGCCGAGGTGGAACCCGGTCAACATCTGCTCGTACCACCTCCAGGAGGCCGGCGCGACGCCGGTGCAGGAGGTCGGCTTCGCCCTGGCCACGGCGGTCGCCGTGCTCGACGCCGTCCGCGACTCCGGCCAGCTGCCCGCCGGCCGGATGGGCGACGTGGCGCAGCGGATCTCCTTCTTCGTCAACGCCGGGGTGCGCTTCGTCGAGGAGATCGCCAAGATGCGCGCGTTCGGCGCGCTCTGGGACGAGATCACCCGCGACCGGTACGGCGTCGCGGACCCGAAGCAACGTCGCTTCCGGTACGGCGTCCAGGTCAACTCGCTCGGCCTCACCGAGGCGCAGCCGGAGAACAACGTCCAGCGCATCGTGCTGGAGATGCTGGGCGTCACCCTCTCCCGGGACGCCCGCGCCCGCGCCGTCCAGTTGCCCGCCTGGAACGAGGCGCTCGGCCTGCCCCGCCCGTGGGACCAGCAGTGGTCGCTCCGGATGCAGCAGGTGCTGGCGTACGAGTCGGATCTGCTGGAGTATCCAGACCTGTTCGAGGGCTCGCACGTGATGACCGCGCTGGTCGACGACATCGTCGCCGGCGCCCGAGCCGAGCTGACGAAGGTGCTGGAGATGGGCGGCGTGGTCACCGCCGTGGAGACCGGCTATCTCAAGAGCGCCCTGGTGGCCTCGCTCGCCGATCGTCGCCGCCGGATGGAGGCCGGCACCGACGTGGTGGTGGGCGTCAACCGGTTCACCGAGACCGAGCCGTCGCCGCTGACCGCGGCCGGGGCCGAGGCGATCGAGCAGGTCGACCCGGCCGTCGAGGCGGCCGCCGCCGATGCCGTACGCGAGTGGCGGGCCGGCCGGGACGCGGCGGCGGTGGACGCGGCGCTCGCCCGGTTGCGCGCGGACGCGGCGACCACGACGAACCTGATGGCCGCGACCCTGCAGTGCGTACGGGCCGGGGTGACCACCGGCGAGTGGGCCGGCGCGTTGCGCCAGGTCTTCGGCGAGTACCGAGCCCCGACGGGCCTCGCGGGCGGCGCCGGGGCCGGCGGCGAGGCGGGGCTCGCCGGGGTCCGCGAGCGGGTCGCCGCCACGGCGCGCGAACTGGGCAGCGGCCGGCTCCGGCTGCTGGTCGGCAAGCCGGGCCTGGACGGGCACTCGAACGGCGCCGAGCAGATCGCGGTACGCGCCCGCGACGCCGGCTTCGAGGTGGTCTACCAGGGCATCCGGCTGACCGCCGGGCAGATCGTCGCCGCCGCCGTGGAGGAGGACGTCGACCTGGTCGGCCTGTCGGTGCTCTCCGGCTCGCACCTGGCCGCCGTGCCGGCCGTGCTCGACGGGCTGCGCGCCGCCGGGCGGGACGACCTGCCCGTGGTGGTGGGCGGCATCATCCCGGCCGGTGACGCCGACGCCCTGCGCGCCGCTGGGGTGGCCCGCGTCTTCACCCCGAAGGACTTCGCGCTGACCGACATCATCGACGAACTGGTCACCGTTATCCGCGAGGCCAACGGCCTGAGCTGA
- a CDS encoding DUF4126 domain-containing protein, with product MFEVLTGSGLAASAGLNAYIPLLLMGLLARYTDLVDLPSGWQWLGNGWVILILAVLLTIEVVADKVPVVDHVNDVVQTVIRPTAGGLAFGAGSGSQTVTVSDPDSFFSSHQWVPVVVGVLIALAVHLLKAAARPIVNATTAGFGAPVASTAEDATSIVMSVVALLLPVLVLAFLAGFVVFLFWFLRRRGERRRERRAARAAGFRV from the coding sequence GTGTTCGAAGTCCTCACCGGTTCCGGTCTCGCCGCGTCGGCCGGCCTGAACGCCTACATCCCCTTGCTGCTGATGGGTCTGCTGGCGCGCTACACCGACCTGGTCGATCTGCCCAGCGGCTGGCAGTGGCTCGGCAACGGCTGGGTCATCCTGATCCTCGCCGTGCTGCTCACCATCGAGGTGGTGGCCGACAAGGTGCCGGTGGTCGACCACGTCAACGACGTGGTGCAGACGGTGATCCGGCCGACCGCCGGGGGGCTGGCCTTCGGCGCCGGCTCTGGTTCGCAGACGGTCACCGTGAGCGACCCCGACAGCTTCTTCTCCTCGCACCAGTGGGTGCCGGTCGTGGTCGGCGTGCTGATCGCGCTCGCCGTGCACCTGCTCAAGGCGGCGGCCCGCCCGATCGTCAACGCGACCACCGCCGGCTTCGGTGCGCCGGTAGCCAGCACCGCCGAGGACGCGACGAGCATCGTCATGTCGGTGGTGGCGCTCCTGTTGCCGGTGCTGGTGCTGGCGTTCCTGGCCGGCTTCGTCGTGTTCCTCTTCTGGTTCCTGCGCCGGCGTGGCGAACGACGTCGGGAGCGGCGGGCGGCCCGGGCTGCGGGGTTCCGGGTCTGA
- the nucS gene encoding endonuclease NucS — translation MRLVIAKCSVDYVGRLSAHLPPATRLLMVKADGSVSIHADDRAYKPLNWMSPPCRLEEAPGVWRVVNKAGEELRITLEEIFQDTSYELGVDPGLRKDGVEAHLQELLAANPETLGEGYTLIRREYMTAIGPVDLLCRDAQQGTVAVEVKRRGEIDGVEQLTRYLELLNRDPLLAPVAGVFAAQEIKPQARVLATDRGIRCVVVDYDKLRGIERDELTLF, via the coding sequence GTGCGGTTGGTGATTGCGAAGTGCTCGGTGGACTATGTCGGACGGCTCTCGGCGCACCTGCCGCCGGCCACCCGGCTGCTCATGGTGAAGGCGGACGGCTCGGTGTCGATCCACGCGGACGACCGGGCGTACAAGCCGTTGAACTGGATGAGCCCGCCGTGCCGGCTAGAGGAGGCCCCCGGCGTGTGGCGGGTGGTCAACAAGGCCGGCGAGGAGCTGCGGATCACCCTGGAGGAGATCTTCCAGGACACGTCGTACGAGCTGGGTGTCGACCCGGGTCTGCGTAAGGACGGCGTCGAGGCGCACCTTCAGGAGCTGCTGGCGGCCAACCCGGAGACGCTCGGCGAGGGCTACACGCTGATCCGCCGCGAGTACATGACGGCGATCGGCCCGGTCGACCTGCTCTGCCGGGACGCTCAGCAGGGGACCGTCGCCGTGGAGGTGAAGCGGCGTGGCGAGATCGACGGCGTCGAGCAGCTCACCCGCTACCTGGAGCTGCTGAACCGAGACCCGCTGCTGGCCCCGGTGGCCGGAGTCTTCGCCGCGCAGGAGATCAAGCCGCAGGCCCGGGTGCTCGCCACCGATCGGGGCATCCGCTGCGTGGTGGTCGACTACGACAAGCTTCGTGGCATCGAGCGGGACGAGCTGACCCTGTTCTGA